Proteins encoded together in one Aurantiacibacter aquimixticola window:
- a CDS encoding DUF2059 domain-containing protein: MKIVFAPLAAFGLAVSQPVMAQDAQTVSEDDMAVVGEMMAELFQSEPLTAEQQARLPAAQQVVGAMIPEGSYAEMMREVMQNTMAPMLGLIGSPEVILMSRIDVDEQVFNAMSENERRELMTMLDPAYEERGSVMMDALMGSMYGMFDVIEEPMREGLSKAYAARFTADQLADIAVFFATPTGQVYAPESMALFADPRVMSASMEAMPAMLGSFANMEADIAAAMASLPAERGVDDLTASERARAARLLGVKPAQLGDVILPPTGI, from the coding sequence ATGAAAATTGTTTTTGCACCGCTGGCAGCCTTCGGGCTCGCCGTTTCGCAACCCGTGATGGCGCAGGACGCGCAAACCGTCAGCGAAGACGACATGGCGGTGGTCGGCGAGATGATGGCGGAGCTGTTCCAGTCCGAGCCGCTGACCGCCGAACAGCAGGCTCGCCTGCCGGCTGCGCAGCAAGTCGTCGGGGCGATGATCCCCGAAGGCTCCTATGCCGAGATGATGCGGGAAGTGATGCAGAATACGATGGCGCCCATGTTGGGCCTCATCGGCAGTCCGGAAGTCATTCTTATGTCGCGGATCGATGTGGACGAACAGGTGTTCAACGCCATGTCCGAAAACGAACGACGCGAACTGATGACCATGCTCGATCCCGCATATGAAGAGCGCGGGTCGGTGATGATGGACGCGCTGATGGGCAGCATGTACGGGATGTTCGACGTCATCGAAGAGCCGATGCGTGAAGGGCTGTCGAAAGCCTATGCCGCGCGCTTCACCGCCGATCAGCTGGCCGATATCGCGGTATTCTTCGCAACGCCGACTGGGCAGGTTTACGCTCCAGAATCCATGGCGCTGTTTGCCGATCCGCGTGTCATGTCGGCAAGCATGGAAGCGATGCCTGCAATGCTCGGCAGTTTCGCCAATATGGAAGCCGACATCGCCGCGGCGATGGCATCTCTGCCTGCCGAACGCGGTGTGGACGACCTCACGGCTTCCGAGCGCGCGAGGGCGGCCAGGCTCCTCGGCGTCAAACCCGCCCAGCTTGGCGACGTGATTCTCCCGCCAACGGGAATATAG
- the pgmG gene encoding phosphoglucomutase/phosphomannomutase PgmG — protein sequence MSHDFHPTVLREYDIRGIIGETLGPDDARAIGRGFGTLLARDLGDGAVPLVAVGYDGRVSSPILESALIEGLTASGCNVRRIGMGATPMLYYAEASAEEVDGGIQITGSHNPANYNGFKMVFRGRPFFGADIQRLGEIGAAGEWIDGAGSVETIEIEDEYVARMLAALDSIEPSALEGLTVAWDAGNGAAGPVLEKLAARLPGTHHLLFTEVDGNFPNHHPDPTVEANLADLKALVAEKSCDFGIAFDGDGDRIGAIDGEGRVIWGDQLLMIYAEDLLGKLPNSTIIADVKASRALFDHVEQHGGKPLMWKTGHSLIKSKMKEVSSPLAGEMSGHVFFADEYHGFDDALYAGVRLIAASARLGKSVTQLRGEMPAMLNTPEMRFQVDESRKFAAIEEVKARMTGDNVPEGVEVNATDGVRVNTPDGWWLLRASNTQDVLVARAESESEAGLERLMAQIDEQLALSGLERGESVGH from the coding sequence ATGAGCCACGATTTCCACCCCACCGTCCTTCGCGAATATGATATTCGCGGCATCATCGGAGAGACGCTCGGCCCCGACGATGCCCGCGCCATCGGCCGCGGTTTCGGCACGCTGCTGGCACGCGATCTCGGCGATGGCGCGGTGCCGCTGGTTGCCGTGGGTTACGATGGCCGCGTCAGTTCCCCCATCCTGGAAAGTGCGCTGATCGAAGGACTCACCGCGAGCGGCTGCAATGTGCGCCGCATCGGGATGGGCGCGACCCCCATGCTGTATTACGCCGAAGCGTCAGCCGAAGAGGTGGATGGCGGCATTCAGATAACTGGCAGCCACAATCCCGCCAATTACAACGGCTTCAAAATGGTATTTCGCGGGCGTCCGTTCTTCGGGGCCGATATCCAGCGGCTCGGCGAGATCGGCGCTGCCGGAGAGTGGATAGACGGCGCCGGTAGTGTCGAGACGATAGAGATCGAGGACGAATACGTTGCTCGCATGCTCGCCGCGCTGGACAGTATCGAACCGAGCGCCCTGGAGGGCCTCACGGTGGCGTGGGACGCCGGCAATGGCGCGGCGGGCCCCGTGCTCGAAAAGCTGGCTGCGCGGCTTCCCGGCACGCACCATCTCCTCTTTACCGAAGTCGACGGAAACTTTCCCAACCATCATCCTGATCCCACTGTCGAGGCAAACCTTGCGGACCTGAAGGCCCTGGTCGCCGAGAAGTCCTGCGACTTCGGAATTGCCTTCGATGGCGATGGCGACCGGATCGGCGCGATCGACGGCGAAGGCCGCGTTATATGGGGGGATCAACTACTGATGATCTACGCTGAGGACCTCCTAGGGAAACTACCTAATTCGACCATTATCGCCGATGTGAAGGCGAGCCGCGCGCTGTTCGATCATGTGGAACAGCACGGTGGGAAGCCGCTGATGTGGAAGACCGGCCATTCGCTGATTAAGTCCAAAATGAAGGAAGTTTCTTCGCCGCTGGCGGGCGAAATGAGCGGTCACGTCTTTTTCGCCGACGAGTATCACGGTTTCGACGATGCGCTTTACGCAGGCGTGCGACTGATTGCTGCCTCGGCTAGGCTTGGAAAATCGGTGACGCAGCTTCGCGGTGAAATGCCTGCCATGCTCAACACGCCGGAAATGCGCTTTCAGGTGGATGAAAGCCGTAAATTCGCCGCCATCGAGGAGGTGAAGGCGCGCATGACCGGCGATAACGTGCCCGAGGGCGTCGAAGTGAACGCGACCGACGGCGTTCGGGTAAATACGCCCGATGGCTGGTGGCTGCTGCGCGCCTCGAACACGCAGGATGTGCTGGTCGCGCGCGCGGAAAGCGAAAGCGAGGCAGGTCTGGAGCGCTTGATGGCACAGATCGACGAACAACTGGCGCTAAGCGGCCTCGAACGCGGCGAGAGCGTAGGGCATTGA
- a CDS encoding ligase-associated DNA damage response DEXH box helicase, with product MSAVPPEIADWFSGRGWRVRRHQAEMLAASDAGKHAMLVADTGAGKTLAGFLPTLAAFTPSRIADGARPEGLHTLYISPLKALAHDVQRNLVTPVEEMGLDIRVETRSGDTSSDKKRRQRSKPPNVLLTTPESLSLLLSYPESFDLFAGLKRVVVDEVHAFATQKRGDMLALSLSRLQAIAPSMQRAALSATVADPEAFQGWVAPWGDIDQVELVIGEEGAEPQVEILLPDEERVPWGGHAATWSIPQLYGRIRKNRTTLVFTNTRFLAEYIFQHLWDANHDNLPIGIHHGSLSKEARRKVEAAMAAGELRALVCTASLDLGVDWGDIDLVVQMGAPKGSSRLLQRIGRANHRLDSPSRALLVPGNRFEFLEATAARDAVKEGMRDGEDFRPGGLDVLAQHVMACACAAPFDEAALLREIRSCLPYAGVDESVWGRVLEFVATGGYALRAYDKFKRITKDGDGLWRLSHPEHAHRHRMNAGIILDAEMLEVRFRNGRSLGKVEERFAASLRPGDTFQFSGVNVEVEQLKDMELIVRASAKSAMIPSYGGLRLPLTTHLADRVRTMLTDRAGWARFPDDVREWLEVQDWRSHLPGPDNLLVESFPHAKRHYTVYYTFVGWNANQSLGMLITKRMDEMGLMPGGFVANDYSLAVWGLKPVTDPAPLLSPDILTEEFIDWVQDSHLLRRAFREVAVIGGLVERQHPGKRKTGRQVTFSTDLIYDVLRKYEPDHVLIEAAWADARARMTDIGRLGDLLDTAAEKLDFVELDRVSPLAVPVMVMIGRESVPQGAQDDELLLEAESLAGAAMRVDGVPEESDRSN from the coding sequence GTGAGCGCTGTGCCGCCCGAGATCGCGGACTGGTTCTCCGGCCGCGGCTGGCGCGTGCGGCGTCATCAGGCGGAGATGCTGGCAGCCAGCGATGCTGGCAAGCACGCGATGCTCGTCGCCGATACCGGGGCTGGCAAGACGCTGGCGGGCTTCCTGCCGACGCTTGCCGCGTTCACGCCGTCCCGCATTGCCGATGGCGCGCGGCCCGAAGGGCTCCACACACTCTACATCTCGCCATTGAAGGCGCTGGCGCACGATGTGCAGCGCAATCTCGTCACTCCCGTCGAGGAAATGGGCCTCGACATTCGTGTCGAGACCCGCAGCGGCGACACGTCGTCGGACAAGAAGCGCAGGCAGCGCAGCAAGCCGCCCAATGTGCTGCTGACGACGCCGGAAAGCCTCTCCCTCCTGCTGAGCTATCCCGAAAGCTTCGACCTGTTCGCAGGACTGAAGCGCGTTGTCGTGGATGAAGTGCACGCTTTCGCGACGCAAAAGCGCGGGGACATGCTCGCCCTGTCGCTCAGCCGCCTCCAGGCGATCGCGCCCTCAATGCAGCGTGCTGCCCTGTCAGCCACGGTTGCGGATCCGGAAGCCTTCCAGGGCTGGGTCGCGCCATGGGGCGATATCGATCAGGTAGAGCTGGTGATCGGCGAGGAGGGTGCCGAGCCGCAGGTGGAGATCCTGCTGCCCGACGAAGAACGCGTTCCGTGGGGCGGCCACGCAGCCACTTGGTCCATCCCCCAGCTCTACGGGCGTATCCGGAAGAACAGGACGACGCTCGTCTTCACCAATACGCGCTTTCTGGCGGAGTACATCTTCCAGCACCTGTGGGACGCGAACCACGACAATCTGCCGATCGGCATCCATCATGGCTCGCTAAGCAAGGAGGCCCGACGCAAGGTCGAAGCGGCGATGGCGGCAGGCGAATTGCGCGCGCTGGTGTGCACGGCCAGCCTCGATCTCGGCGTCGATTGGGGCGATATCGACCTCGTCGTACAGATGGGCGCTCCGAAAGGATCGAGCCGCCTACTGCAGCGGATCGGACGCGCAAACCACCGGCTCGACAGCCCTAGCCGTGCCCTGCTCGTCCCCGGTAATCGGTTCGAGTTTCTCGAGGCGACGGCCGCCCGAGACGCGGTGAAAGAGGGCATGCGCGATGGCGAAGACTTCCGGCCCGGCGGCCTGGATGTACTTGCTCAACATGTGATGGCCTGCGCCTGCGCCGCACCATTCGACGAGGCGGCATTGCTGAGGGAGATACGCTCCTGCCTGCCCTATGCGGGCGTCGATGAAAGCGTCTGGGGCCGTGTGCTCGAATTCGTGGCGACGGGCGGATACGCGCTGCGCGCTTATGATAAGTTCAAGCGCATCACGAAGGACGGCGATGGCCTCTGGCGATTGAGCCATCCCGAGCACGCACACCGCCATCGAATGAATGCGGGCATCATCCTCGATGCCGAGATGCTCGAGGTTCGGTTCCGCAATGGCCGCTCGCTCGGCAAGGTGGAAGAACGCTTTGCCGCCTCGCTGAGGCCCGGTGACACGTTTCAATTCAGCGGCGTGAATGTCGAGGTCGAGCAGCTCAAGGACATGGAGCTGATCGTTCGGGCGAGCGCCAAATCCGCCATGATCCCGAGCTATGGGGGGCTGCGCCTTCCGCTCACCACACATCTGGCCGATCGCGTTCGCACCATGCTGACCGACCGCGCGGGCTGGGCGCGTTTCCCCGACGATGTGCGCGAATGGCTGGAAGTGCAGGACTGGCGCAGCCATTTGCCGGGTCCGGACAATCTGCTGGTCGAGAGCTTCCCCCACGCCAAGCGGCATTACACCGTTTATTACACCTTCGTCGGCTGGAACGCGAACCAGTCGCTAGGCATGCTGATTACCAAGCGCATGGACGAGATGGGGCTGATGCCCGGCGGTTTCGTGGCGAACGATTACTCGCTGGCGGTATGGGGCCTGAAACCGGTGACCGACCCTGCGCCGCTGCTATCGCCCGATATCCTGACGGAGGAGTTTATCGACTGGGTGCAGGACTCGCACCTGCTGCGCCGTGCTTTCCGCGAAGTCGCGGTGATCGGCGGGCTGGTCGAGCGCCAGCATCCGGGCAAGCGCAAGACCGGGCGGCAGGTCACTTTCAGCACCGACCTCATCTACGATGTGCTGCGCAAATACGAACCGGATCATGTCCTGATCGAGGCTGCCTGGGCCGATGCGCGCGCTCGAATGACTGATATCGGAAGGCTTGGCGACCTGCTCGATACAGCCGCGGAAAAGCTCGATTTCGTCGAGCTCGATCGGGTCAGTCCGCTTGCGGTGCCGGTGATGGTAATGATCGGCCGCGAAAGTGTGCCGCAGGGTGCGCAGGACGACGAACTGCTGCTGGAGGCGGAGAGCCTAGCGGGAGCGGCGATGCGGGTGGATGGCGTGCCGGAGGAGTCGGACAGGTCAAATTGA
- a CDS encoding J domain-containing protein, which produces MMRLIVLAGLGLLAFRWITGRWPWQPKVSTRNQAIFRARRLLGVEAGANRAEIMAAHKRLIAVVHPDRGGSSDQVHEANAARDLLLDELPREVR; this is translated from the coding sequence ATGATGCGCCTAATCGTCCTTGCCGGCCTCGGACTGCTCGCCTTTCGCTGGATCACCGGCCGCTGGCCGTGGCAACCCAAGGTATCCACTCGCAATCAGGCGATCTTCCGTGCTCGTCGACTGCTCGGTGTCGAAGCAGGCGCAAATCGCGCGGAGATCATGGCTGCGCATAAGCGGCTGATCGCCGTGGTGCATCCCGATCGTGGCGGTTCGAGCGACCAAGTGCATGAAGCGAACGCCGCGCGCGATCTGCTGCTGGACGAGTTGCCCCGCGAAGTGCGCTAA
- the panC gene encoding pantoate--beta-alanine ligase has protein sequence MQTVTTIDALREAVEELRADGGTVALVPTMGALHDGHLTLIREAMKQADDVIASIYVNPRQFGEGEDLDAYPRPLAEDTAKLDREGVELLWAPDGAAMYPAGYATNISVSGVSGGLCGSDRPSHFDGVATVVCKLFNQVRPDMAFFGEKDWQQLAVIRRMARDLDLSFPRAEAILAVPTVREPDGLAMSSRNAYLSPEQRAAAATLPRAMEEAIARIRDGQEVHPTLGMLEDELLGAGFAQVDYAQLRDADTLERLDTDNGNSRLFVAARIGGTRLIDNMEV, from the coding sequence TTGCAAACCGTCACGACAATCGACGCCCTGCGCGAAGCTGTGGAAGAGTTGCGCGCCGATGGCGGCACGGTGGCGCTGGTGCCGACGATGGGCGCTTTGCATGACGGGCATCTGACCCTGATACGAGAGGCGATGAAGCAGGCGGACGACGTTATCGCCTCGATCTACGTCAATCCGCGGCAATTCGGCGAGGGCGAAGATCTGGATGCCTATCCGCGACCCCTGGCGGAGGACACCGCGAAGCTCGACCGCGAGGGCGTGGAACTGCTGTGGGCGCCCGATGGCGCGGCGATGTACCCTGCGGGCTATGCCACGAATATCAGCGTTTCGGGCGTAAGCGGCGGGCTATGCGGATCGGACAGGCCCAGCCATTTCGACGGCGTGGCGACGGTTGTGTGCAAGCTCTTCAACCAGGTGCGGCCGGACATGGCATTTTTCGGCGAAAAGGACTGGCAGCAGCTTGCCGTCATCCGCCGCATGGCGCGCGATCTCGACCTGTCCTTTCCGCGCGCCGAGGCGATCCTTGCTGTGCCGACCGTGCGCGAGCCGGACGGTCTCGCGATGAGCAGCCGCAATGCGTATCTGTCACCCGAACAGCGCGCAGCGGCCGCCACTCTCCCCCGCGCGATGGAGGAGGCGATCGCGCGCATTCGCGATGGGCAGGAAGTCCATCCGACCCTCGGCATGCTGGAGGACGAATTGCTCGGTGCCGGTTTTGCGCAGGTCGATTACGCGCAATTGCGTGATGCCGATACACTGGAACGGCTCGATACCGATAACGGCAATTCCCGCCTTTTCGTGGCCGCGCGGATCGGCGGGACGCGCCTGATCGACAATATGGAGGTGTAA
- a CDS encoding BON domain-containing protein, with translation MPNRYNQSNESNRYYDDDRGYGRQQEQLEQRSSSQYGESMYRERDDEYSDRFDRDFQRGRGRRKTAMPSRARSDYNPLDQYDRDATGFERSGERANHGYFRGDSYGGQEPLAGPEQMTGGGSFWPQDTYSRRSTNRDERGFFDKAGDEIASWFGDEDAERRREMDNRGRGPSNYRRSDERILEDSCDRLTDDRGVDATDIQVTVSDREVTLDGKVNTRWEKRRAEDCIYDVSGVDHVQNNLRLHQTDMRSGKEQISES, from the coding sequence ATGCCAAACCGTTACAACCAATCGAACGAAAGCAATCGCTATTACGACGACGATCGCGGCTATGGCCGCCAGCAGGAGCAGTTAGAGCAGCGCTCGTCCTCGCAATATGGCGAGAGCATGTATCGCGAGCGCGACGATGAATACTCCGACCGGTTCGACCGCGACTTCCAGCGCGGACGCGGTCGCCGCAAGACGGCGATGCCCTCACGCGCGCGCAGCGATTACAACCCGCTCGACCAGTATGACCGCGATGCCACGGGCTTCGAACGATCGGGCGAACGCGCCAATCACGGCTATTTCCGAGGCGACTCTTATGGTGGACAGGAGCCGCTCGCCGGTCCCGAGCAGATGACCGGCGGCGGCAGTTTCTGGCCGCAGGATACGTATTCGCGTCGCAGCACTAATCGCGATGAACGTGGCTTTTTCGACAAGGCCGGTGACGAAATTGCTAGCTGGTTTGGCGACGAAGACGCAGAACGTCGCCGGGAAATGGACAATCGCGGTCGTGGGCCTAGCAATTACAGGCGTTCGGACGAGCGTATTCTGGAAGACTCGTGTGACCGGCTGACCGATGATCGCGGCGTGGACGCAACGGACATTCAGGTGACCGTCTCCGACCGTGAAGTGACGCTCGACGGCAAGGTCAATACGCGCTGGGAGAAGCGCCGTGCGGAAGACTGCATCTACGATGTGTCGGGAGTCGATCACGTGCAGAACAACCTGCGCCTGCATCAGACCGATATGCGGTCCGGCAAGGAGCAGATCAGCGAATCCTGA
- a CDS encoding ExbD/TolR family protein, whose protein sequence is MVIWVDAPMQTHALEVDIPTTGPLSLPPEAWDLSDDALVNVVVPKEDGTIQWNGETVSERELRKQLTGNLMLPVEPSLVFAPDPNASYELSLRVLSLVKRSGANKFCFGDLDDHRHFDSDSLRLMITRTPNDTSIVVEPIERVAPLAETPACASPNR, encoded by the coding sequence ATGGTCATCTGGGTCGATGCGCCCATGCAAACGCACGCTCTTGAAGTAGACATCCCGACCACGGGACCCCTTTCGCTGCCTCCCGAGGCATGGGACCTCTCGGACGATGCGCTGGTCAATGTCGTGGTGCCGAAAGAGGATGGGACCATCCAATGGAACGGCGAAACCGTCTCCGAACGGGAACTCCGGAAACAGCTGACTGGGAATTTGATGCTGCCTGTAGAGCCAAGCCTTGTTTTCGCACCGGATCCCAATGCCAGCTACGAATTGTCGCTACGAGTTCTTTCGTTAGTGAAGCGCAGTGGAGCGAACAAGTTCTGCTTCGGTGACTTAGATGATCATCGACATTTCGATTCCGACTCTCTGCGCCTAATGATCACTCGGACACCTAATGACACCAGCATCGTAGTCGAACCAATCGAACGGGTTGCCCCGCTAGCCGAAACACCGGCTTGCGCCTCGCCTAATCGCTAG
- a CDS encoding division plane positioning ATPase MipZ: MRESQLLTTPHRIVFANEKGGTGKSTTAVHVAVALAYQGATVAALDLDTRQATFFRYCENRSDTQTRRGATLPGPVFDTCHGDTIESLEAEAARIGEGADFIVFDTPGRDDRFARHVAASADTLVTPMNDSFVDFDLIGQVDAETFKVRKLSFYAELIWEARIKRSRVQLEESRREMDWVVVRNRTGYTDARNQRRIDQALTELSKRVGFRAVQGLSERVIYRELFPSGLTLLDKGHLGELGTSHLVARQELRNLVQNLRLPMPKRDGEVPRADLPATAPAHEPA; this comes from the coding sequence ATGAGAGAAAGCCAGCTTTTGACCACGCCGCACCGCATCGTCTTCGCCAATGAAAAGGGCGGCACCGGAAAGTCGACGACGGCCGTGCATGTCGCCGTGGCGCTGGCTTATCAGGGCGCGACGGTGGCCGCGCTCGATCTCGACACGCGGCAGGCGACCTTCTTCCGTTATTGCGAGAACCGCAGCGATACGCAGACGCGGCGCGGCGCGACCTTGCCCGGCCCGGTGTTCGACACATGTCACGGCGACACGATCGAGAGCCTGGAGGCAGAAGCTGCCCGCATCGGCGAAGGCGCGGACTTCATCGTATTCGACACGCCGGGGCGCGACGATCGCTTTGCCCGCCATGTCGCCGCAAGTGCGGACACGCTGGTGACGCCGATGAATGACAGTTTCGTCGATTTCGACCTGATCGGGCAAGTCGATGCCGAGACCTTCAAGGTGCGCAAGCTCTCTTTCTATGCCGAACTGATCTGGGAAGCCCGCATCAAGCGCAGCCGGGTTCAGCTGGAGGAAAGCAGGCGCGAGATGGACTGGGTCGTGGTTCGCAACCGCACCGGCTACACCGATGCCCGCAATCAGCGCCGCATCGACCAGGCACTGACCGAACTGTCCAAGCGGGTCGGTTTCCGCGCGGTCCAGGGCCTGTCGGAGCGCGTCATCTATCGCGAGCTTTTCCCGTCCGGCCTGACTCTGCTCGACAAGGGGCATCTGGGCGAACTGGGAACCAGCCATCTTGTCGCGCGGCAGGAATTGCGCAATCTGGTGCAGAACTTGCGCCTGCCCATGCCCAAGCGTGACGGCGAGGTGCCTCGCGCCGATCTTCCGGCCACCGCGCCCGCGCACGAACCCGCCTGA
- a CDS encoding OmpA family protein has product MTNRLAIRALTLAALGASALALAACDVRRDSDAEEPAPTATPSETASPDAETTPSPSATPVQSILRDETAPEQDTVLPAQPIELVIPFPDGADIGGDAERMLAGVIGSRALEEEDWQVILRGHTDSSGNDQANLRASRARAEAVAAWLVERGVDDDRIKVIAFGEQNPIAPNALPDGSANEEGRRENRRVELTIEPEGGAQDDRQSDATGGDAQARPTARPSAARTSRPFRD; this is encoded by the coding sequence ATGACCAATCGTCTTGCTATACGCGCGCTAACCTTAGCAGCGCTTGGCGCATCGGCACTCGCTTTGGCGGCATGCGATGTGCGCCGAGACAGTGATGCGGAGGAGCCCGCGCCTACCGCTACGCCGAGCGAGACTGCATCGCCCGATGCCGAGACCACTCCAAGCCCGAGCGCGACGCCCGTACAATCCATCCTGCGGGACGAGACCGCGCCGGAACAGGACACGGTCCTGCCCGCGCAGCCCATCGAGCTCGTCATCCCGTTTCCCGACGGTGCGGATATCGGGGGCGATGCCGAGCGCATGCTGGCCGGCGTCATCGGCTCGCGCGCGCTCGAAGAAGAGGACTGGCAGGTAATTCTGCGCGGCCATACCGATTCGTCCGGTAACGATCAGGCGAATCTGCGCGCCTCGCGCGCTCGCGCCGAAGCGGTCGCTGCCTGGCTCGTCGAACGCGGCGTGGATGATGACCGGATCAAAGTGATCGCCTTCGGAGAACAGAACCCCATCGCGCCGAATGCGCTGCCCGATGGCTCCGCTAATGAGGAAGGCCGTCGGGAGAACCGCCGCGTCGAACTCACGATTGAGCCGGAGGGAGGCGCGCAGGACGATAGGCAGAGCGATGCGACAGGCGGTGATGCACAAGCGCGCCCGACGGCGCGCCCCAGCGCGGCGCGCACTTCGCGCCCTTTTCGCGACTGA
- a CDS encoding cation:proton antiporter — METQALTIALVGVLGIGAQWLAWRTGWPAIVLMLAAGFLAGPVLGYFGYPLLDPEAAFGDLLEPMVGIGVAIILFEGGLSLDYRELKKYGEGVWRLVFLGVPLGWIFGTLACYYIAGLVLPVAILFAGILVVTGPTVVLPLLRQSAVQQRPAALLKWEAIVNDPIGALCAVVAYEYFRATVDGGTAFEVVPQIAIAGALSGVIGYAAAKLVAWSFPRGLVPEYLKVPVLLVLVVGVFVVCNKIEHEAGLVAVTVMGIALANMHVSSLRSIHPFKQNIAVLLVSGIFILLSASLDLSELTYLNPFEVEGLRLYLFLLALLFMVRPATILLSLLGSSVPWNERLFLAWIAPRGIVLVAISGLFALRLSDLGYADGSILIGLSFAVVVATIVAHGFSVDIVARLLKVKGAERPGLLMAGSTPWTVGLAEVLQKTDTPVMIVDSSWQRLKRARTRGLPTYHGEILNEATEHNLDLTPFQSLVAATDNEAYNALVCSEFAPEIGTDKVYQLGEGADDDDHRQIPASLRGRALFASGFGVDDVQQRQQEGWVFRRTKLSEQFDMDDARESLPEAANMLLLIKPSGELKFFTHAAAPEPQPGDQIISFSPPRAQSEEKAAKNAERNATRNQSKGGPKPEPA, encoded by the coding sequence ATGGAAACTCAGGCGCTTACAATCGCATTGGTCGGCGTGCTCGGCATCGGTGCCCAATGGCTGGCCTGGCGCACGGGATGGCCCGCCATCGTGCTCATGCTCGCGGCCGGTTTCCTTGCCGGGCCGGTGCTCGGCTATTTCGGCTACCCCCTGCTCGATCCCGAAGCCGCATTCGGAGACCTGCTCGAACCGATGGTCGGCATCGGTGTCGCCATCATCCTGTTTGAAGGCGGGCTCAGTCTCGATTACCGCGAGCTCAAGAAATACGGCGAAGGCGTCTGGCGCCTCGTTTTCCTCGGCGTTCCGCTGGGCTGGATCTTCGGAACGCTGGCCTGCTATTATATCGCCGGACTCGTCCTTCCCGTGGCGATCCTGTTCGCAGGCATCCTCGTGGTGACCGGGCCTACGGTCGTCCTTCCACTCCTGCGCCAGTCGGCAGTGCAGCAACGCCCCGCGGCCTTGCTGAAATGGGAAGCCATCGTCAACGATCCCATCGGCGCGCTGTGCGCCGTGGTCGCCTATGAATATTTCCGCGCCACCGTGGATGGCGGAACCGCGTTCGAGGTCGTGCCGCAGATCGCTATCGCGGGCGCCCTGTCCGGCGTAATCGGCTATGCTGCGGCAAAGCTGGTCGCCTGGAGTTTTCCCCGCGGCCTCGTGCCCGAATATCTCAAAGTGCCGGTGCTGCTGGTTCTCGTCGTCGGCGTCTTCGTTGTCTGCAACAAGATCGAGCATGAAGCCGGGCTGGTCGCGGTCACCGTCATGGGCATTGCGCTCGCCAACATGCACGTGTCGAGCCTTCGCAGCATCCATCCGTTCAAGCAGAACATCGCCGTCCTGCTCGTGTCGGGCATCTTTATCTTGCTGTCGGCCTCGCTCGATCTTAGCGAGCTGACCTACCTCAACCCGTTCGAGGTCGAAGGGCTGCGGCTGTATCTGTTCCTTCTGGCGCTTCTTTTCATGGTGCGACCGGCGACGATCCTGCTTTCGCTGCTTGGAAGTTCGGTCCCCTGGAACGAGCGCCTGTTCCTTGCCTGGATCGCTCCGCGCGGCATCGTGCTCGTCGCCATCAGCGGCCTTTTCGCGCTGCGATTGTCGGATCTTGGCTATGCCGACGGTTCGATCCTGATCGGCCTGAGCTTTGCCGTGGTCGTGGCGACGATCGTCGCGCACGGTTTCTCGGTCGACATCGTCGCCCGTCTTCTCAAGGTGAAGGGTGCGGAGCGTCCTGGGCTTCTTATGGCGGGATCGACACCTTGGACCGTCGGCCTTGCCGAAGTCCTTCAGAAGACCGACACGCCGGTGATGATCGTCGATTCTTCGTGGCAACGCCTGAAGCGTGCGAGGACGCGCGGCCTGCCGACCTATCATGGCGAAATCCTGAACGAGGCGACCGAACACAATCTCGATCTGACGCCGTTCCAGTCGCTGGTCGCCGCCACCGATAACGAGGCATACAATGCGCTCGTCTGTTCGGAATTCGCGCCGGAGATCGGCACGGACAAGGTCTATCAGCTGGGCGAAGGTGCGGACGATGACGACCACCGCCAGATCCCCGCATCGCTACGCGGACGTGCGCTCTTTGCCTCCGGCTTCGGGGTGGACGACGTACAGCAGCGCCAGCAGGAAGGCTGGGTCTTCCGCCGCACCAAGCTGTCCGAGCAGTTCGATATGGACGATGCGCGCGAAAGCTTGCCGGAGGCGGCGAACATGCTGCTGCTGATCAAGCCGAGCGGCGAGTTGAAATTCTTCACTCACGCTGCCGCACCGGAACCGCAGCCGGGCGACCAGATCATCTCCTTCTCGCCGCCGCGTGCGCAAAGCGAGGAGAAGGCGGCGAAGAACGCGGAGCGCAATGCGACGCGCAACCAATCAAAGGGCGGCCCCAAGCCGGAGCCCGCATGA